The proteins below come from a single Papaver somniferum cultivar HN1 chromosome 11, ASM357369v1, whole genome shotgun sequence genomic window:
- the LOC113320581 gene encoding uncharacterized protein LOC113320581, which translates to MGSICKSNCVVDDVSKVHPRRKASYADLHTWPESDKEFLKSVSLSQDQEQGGKVMKNGPPRVLDSISCRNMYIRSYKFTTEKKKETVPEKTKRCFGKVKDKVVLYNKRSSSSKGGSVIAINGGKKLRRRRRKCTIVRKVKESLFSLFRKLLSCSTSVDVVDHHHLSNKIF; encoded by the coding sequence ATGGGTTCGATTTGTAAATCAAACTGTGTTGTTGATGATGTTAGTAAAGTTCATCCAAGAAGGAAAGCAAGTTATGCAGATTTACATACTTGGCCAGAATCTGATAAAGAGTTTTTGAAATCAGTAAGTCTTTCTCAAGATCAAGAACAAGGAGGAAAGGTGATGAAGAATGGTCCTCCAAGGGTTTTGGATTCTATATCTTGTAGAAACATGTATATTCGAAGTTATAAATTTActacagagaagaagaaagaaacagtTCCTGAGAAAACTAAGAGATGTTTCGGGAAAGTTAAAGATAAAGTTGTTCTGTATAACAagagatcatcatcatcaaaagggGGTAGTGTTATCGCCATTAATGGCGGTaaaaaattaagaagaagaagaagaaagtgtaCTATTGTGAGGAAAGTTAAAGAATCTCTGTTTTCTTTGTTCCGTAAATTACTTTCTTGTTCTACTAGTGTTGATgttgttgatcatcatcatcttagTAATAAAatcttttag